CGCCACCTTCATTGTTCTCATCGACCCATTCATTCTTCTCAGAGATGGCTCTCCCGATTCCGAATCCGATCTCGAACAGGATACCAGAATCTCCGACTACTTTATAGCCAACTCCGATGCCAGCACCGACTATGGATCGTTTGAAAGCTGCATAATCCTCATTGTCACCATCCTCTACTTTCCATGATCGTTGTCTGAGATATACCCCGGCATAGAAGCGATCACATCCTTGGTCAGGGCTGAAGTAGTATTTACCATATCCCATGACACCGAAGCCGCTTTTGGTCGGGTCAGCTCCTTCTACATCCACCGTTGTGGCTTTTCCAGTTACGAGTCCTAGAGAAAGTTCAGCTCCAAAATTCTCGTTGACCATATATTCTCCGGCCACATCGAAAAATCCGAATAAGGCTCCTACGGGATTGATCTTCAATTCCACTTCTCCTTGAGCGAGGATTGCATTTCCCTGAAATAAAAAGAGTGAGAGTATGGTCAGATAAGTCAGTTGTTTTTTCATAGTTGTATAAGTTTGAATATGAACAATGATACAGTATAGAAATCAATCTCCAACTACCGCTCCTACGCCTCATCTTCACCAAATAATTCTGTGCTGAACTATGAATACTTTATTCTGCACATTCACAGTCTGATTACTTCCATTGAATCCTGAGAACCTACAGATCGCATTGAAGGCCATTCGGTCGCAGATGTTGCGGACCATCCTCACCGTACTCATCATCGCCTTTGGGATCATGGCCTTGGTAGGCATACTCACGACCATCGATGCGCTCAAGTCCAAGATCAATAGTGATTTCTCACGAATGGGGGCCAATACCTTCACACTGAGAGTGACGAATAACCGCCAGCAACAGGGAGGTAAACAGGCCAAGGTCTATCCCCAG
Above is a genomic segment from Flavobacteriales bacterium containing:
- a CDS encoding DUF3575 domain-containing protein gives rise to the protein MKKQLTYLTILSLFLFQGNAILAQGEVELKINPVGALFGFFDVAGEYMVNENFGAELSLGLVTGKATTVDVEGADPTKSGFGVMGYGKYYFSPDQGCDRFYAGVYLRQRSWKVEDGDNEDYAAFKRSIVGAGIGVGYKVVGDSGILFEIGFGIGRAISEKNEWVDENNEGGEFPNLGVDGIGRLAVGYRF